The Desulfohalovibrio reitneri genome contains a region encoding:
- the gpmA gene encoding 2,3-diphosphoglycerate-dependent phosphoglycerate mutase, whose product MYTLVLLRHGQSTWNLENRFTGWTDVDLTEQGAAEARKSAELLLRDGYDFDVCHTSVLKRAIRTLWIVMDDMDRMWLPVRRDWRLNERHYGALQGLDKAQTAKEHSDEQVHIWRRSYDVPPPPLERTDERWPGHDRRYASLSPNEIPLHESLEMTIRRTLPCWHDVIAPQIKEGKRLLVCAHGNSLRGLVKYLDDIPDDEIPGLNIPTGVPLVYRLDAGLKPKESFYLGDPEEVEKAAKAVANQAKG is encoded by the coding sequence CGACGTGGACCTCACCGAACAGGGCGCCGCCGAGGCCCGCAAATCCGCCGAACTGCTGCTGCGCGACGGCTACGACTTCGACGTCTGCCACACCTCGGTGCTCAAGCGGGCCATCCGCACATTGTGGATAGTCATGGACGACATGGACCGCATGTGGCTGCCCGTGCGGCGCGACTGGCGGCTCAATGAACGCCACTACGGCGCGTTGCAGGGGCTGGACAAGGCGCAGACAGCCAAGGAGCACAGCGACGAACAGGTCCACATCTGGCGGCGCAGCTACGACGTTCCCCCACCCCCCCTGGAAAGGACCGACGAGCGCTGGCCCGGGCACGACCGCCGCTACGCCTCCCTCTCCCCGAACGAGATCCCCCTGCACGAGAGCCTGGAGATGACCATCCGGCGCACCCTGCCCTGCTGGCACGATGTCATCGCCCCGCAGATCAAAGAGGGCAAGCGGCTTTTGGTCTGCGCCCACGGCAATTCCCTGCGCGGCCTGGTCAAGTACCTCGACGACATCCCGGACGACGAGATTCCGGGGCTGAACATCCCCACCGGCGTGCCCCTGGTCTACCGGCTCGACGCGGGCCTCAAGCCCAAGGAGAGCTTCTACCTCGGCGATCCCGAGGAGGTGGAAAAGGCGGCCAAGGCGGTGGCCAACCAGGCCAAGGGGTAG